ACTTTTGTGATAACATCTCCTTTTTTCAAGCCTGCATCTTCTGCACCGCTGTTCTCACCAAATCCTGTGATATAGATTCCAGATCCTACTTTTAGGTTTGTCTTATATTGCTGATTGTAAGAAGTTACCAATTGATCATTTGAAAGGTCTAGAGACTGAACTCCTAAGAACCCTCTCTGTACAATTCCGAATTTCTTGATATCCTCAACAATTTTTCTGGCTAAGTTAGAAGGAACAGCAAATCCGTATCCCTGATAATATCCTGTAGTAGACTGGATTGCAGAGTTGATTCCGATAAGTTCCCCATTTGTATTCACTAAAGCTCCTCCTGAGTTACCTGGGTTGATTGCAGCATCCGTCTGGATAAAGCTTTCAATAGGATTAGCTGCTTTTCCCTGGCTGCTTAAAATTCCGATCCCTCTTCCTTTAGCAGAAACAATACCTGCTGTAACCGTAGAATTTAATCCAAGTGGATTTCCTACTGCTAGTACCCATTGTCCTACGTCAATATTGTCAGAATTGGCAAAATTTAAGTAAGGAAGACCTTTCTCTTCAATCTTTAACAGAGAGATATCTGTATTTGGATCAGTTCCTACCAAAGTAGCGATATATGATTTTTTGTTGCTCAATACTACTTCCAGCTTATTGGCACCTGCCACCACGTGGTTATTGGAAATAATGTAACCGTCCGGAGAGATGATTACCCCTGAACCCATTCCTGATGGCATATTGTCAGGAGCCTGTTGCTGCTTCTGTCTCTGCTGGCCCTGGCCTCTTCCCCCGAAAGGATCTCCGAAGAAAAAGTCGAACAGATCCTGCTCTGAAGCTCTGCTTGCTGTTCTGTTTTGGTAATTTTTAATGGTAACTACAGCCGGTACGGTTGTTTTGGCTGCTTTTACAAAATCGTCACCTACTGCTCCTGTATTCATTCCTGCAAATGAAGTATTAGGTGCTGACGTTGTGAAGTAAGATTGATCTCCGTTGTTGGAGTTGTGTCCTAAATATTGTAAAGCTCCAACGGTAGTAGCTCCGGAAATTACTCCTACTACTGCAAATGGTAATAGTTTTTTTAAAGTACTCTTCATTGTATATCTTTCTTGTTTATTAATTAATTTCTTTTTATGTTTTTGAGTAAACAAATTTAATGTTAAATAAGTAAGCAATTAGTATGCTATGTTTCAATTTTAACTAAAATTTAACGGCTATTATGTCATTTTATATCTTATGTCGTAATTGTTAATGTCAGAGTTAACAAAGCTTAAAAAAAAATTAAAGAAAATATGGCAGACTTATGGTGTAAAGTAAGACATAATTTATTACTGATCCTGCATTGTTAATGACTTGTGATTTGTGTCATAAATATAATTAATTCTAAAATTCTTATCTTTGCAAAAATTTTATTCTCACTTAAAACGTTTATAGCATGCAACTGTATAACACCTTAAGCGCAGAAGAAAGAGCTCAACTTATTGATGAGGCCGGTAAAGACCGTCTTACTTTGTCTTTCTATGCGTATGCCAAAATCGAAGACCCAAAAAAATTTCGCGACGAATTATTTATAGCCTGGAATGCACTTGATGCACTTGGTCGTATTTATGTAGCAAAAGAAGGAATCAATGCTCAGATGAGTGTTCCTGCAGATCAATTTGAGGCTTTTCGAAATACGCTGGAAGTTTATGATTTTATGAAAGGAATCCGTTTGAATGTCGCTGTTGACCAGGATAACTATTCATTTTTAAAATTAACAATCAAGGTTAGAAATAAAATTGTTGCAGATGGCTTGAATGACGAAACTTTTGATGTTACCAATAAAGGAATTCACCTAAAAGCACAGGAGTTCAATAATTTACTTGAAGATCCGAATACAATCGTTGTAGACTTCAGAAATCACTATGAAAGTGAAGTAGGCCACTTTGAGGGTGCTATTACTCCGGATGTGGAAAACTTCAGAGAAAGCTTACCGATTATCAATGAACAGTTACAAGACTTTAAAGAGGATAAAAACCTTTTGATGTACTGTACTGGAGGTATCCGTTGCGAAAAAGCCAGTGCTTACTTCAAACATCAGGGCTTTAAAAATGTCTACCAATTGGAAGGGGGAATCATTGAGTATACCCGCCAGATTAAAGAAGAAGGAATAGAGAGCAAATTTATTGGTAAAAACTTTGTATTTGATCACCGTTTAGGGGAAAGAATTACAGACGATATTATTGCACAATGCCACCAGTGTGGAAAACCTTGTGATAACCATACCAACTGTGCTAATGATGCATGCCATCTTCTGTTTATCCAGTGTGATGAGTGTAAGACAGCAATGGAAAACTGCTGTTCTACAGAATGTCTGGATACCATACATCTGCCTTGGGATGAACAAGTGAAACTAAGAAAAGGATTACAGGTCGGAAATAAAGTCTTCAGAAAAGGAAAGTCTGATGCCTTGAAATTTAAAAATTCAGGTGATTTATCAGATAAGCCTTTAGCAAAAGCTGAAACAAAGAATATCCGCCAAAAGATTGCTGTCAAAAAAGAGTTGATTGGAAAAGCAGAGCATTATTTCTCAAAATCAAAAATTGCACAGTTTTTAATTGAAAATAAAGATTTGTCAGTAGGAGATAAAGTGTTAATTTCAGGCCCGACAACAGGAGAACAGGAAGTTACCATTACTGAAATCTATGCAAATGGAGGACCTTGTGAAACAGCAAAAATTGGAGATCAGATCACTTTCGAACTTCCATTCAGAGTTCGTTTATCTGATAAGCTGTACAGAATTGTGCAAAACGCATAATCATAAATAAGCGATAAAGCTGCAGAAGCTTGTCCGGTAAAAATTATTTCAGTTAAAATAACTTAATAATTATGCTAAAAGCTGAGCTTAGAAAAAAATATACCCAAAAAAGAAAAGCCTTGTCTAGTGATGAGGCTTTCTTGTTATCTGAAAAGATTTTTGAAAATTTCATTCACTATTTCAATCCTAAGAAAGGAGAGAAAGTACACGTCTTTATTCCGATTCCGGCTAGAAAAGAAATTAACACCCAAATCTTCATTCACTATTTTTTGGCGAAGAATATCCGTGTTTATGTTCCTAAAATTGTAGATGATAAGCTTATCAGTATTGAAATTTTTGAAGATACTGTTTTTGAAACCAGCCGCTGGGGGATTTCGGAGCCTGTTTCCAATGAGGATTCAGGTGAAAATAACTTTCAATATGTGATTACGCCATTGCTGTACTGTGATAGAAAAGGTAATAGGGTAGGATATGGGAAAGGTTTTTATGATGGGTTATTCCGGAATATATCGGCAGAGACCAAAAAAATCGGAGTCAATTACTTTGACCCCGATGAATATGTGGATGATATCTGGGAAAATGATATTCCCGTCGATTATTTGGTTACTCCTACAGAAGTGCTGTCTTTCTTAAGCGGTTGGGAATAAAAATCTAAAAAGTAGAATTTAAACTCCTTTTTGAGTTTGGAAGTAGACAAAAGGATATATTGAGCATTCTTTTCAAAGCTTCCCAAAGATTTATTTTTATTATCAAAATATTCTACATTAAACTTGGCGTAGTCCAAGGTGTCTTTTTTATAGAACTCTTTATAGACATTCAGATTACTCACCTTTGCTGTTTTTACTTTCATGCTGTCCAGTTCTTTCAGTAATCTTTTAAATGTCAGAGAATCCGGTTTATGGAAATAGCTTTCCATTTGTGAATAAATTACGGTATCTATTTCTGTATTTCTGTTTCCGGATAGGTAAAGAGTAGACAGGTCAAAAAGTTCCTGAACTTTTTGTTTGGTAATTGAATTGATCGCCTGCATACTGTCCATCTGCACTGCAGGATAACTCTTTTCATTGTTACTGTTTCGTAGCTTATCGAGGTCACTTACCTCTGAGGTTTTATTATTACAGGCAATAAATAATGTCAGAAGCACGGTGAAAATTAAAAAATTACTTATTTTTTTCATTTGTGGTAGCAATTTTAAATTTAATGGATACAATCTTTCCTTTGTTATCCTTTTTCATTTCTATTACATTCAGGTTTTTCAGTGAAGTTGTAGGAGTGGTTACCAGAGTGATGTATTTCTGTTTGTCCAGCCTTTCTATTCCATAGGTATCATTGTCATATACCTGGTAGATCACAGCATTGCTGCTGATAAGATTTTCCAGCTGATTTCTTTTCTGCTTAATAAGGGCAACCTGTTCGTCCGGATTTCCTCCTTTGATGTCTTTTATCGAGAAATAGTACACCGCCATCTTGTAATCGTCCGGCTTTAGTTCTATTTTTTCCTCTTCAGGTGCATTCTCAAGGTTTCTGTTGACTTCCAGGGGTTCATAGAAAGGAGCACTGATGCGCATTTTTAGATTCTTATCCTTAGTAGAATAATAAAAACATTCACCAGGTTTTATTTTATACATCAATGGGGACTCGTTTTCCTTCACCACCATTATTTCTAAAGTGTTGATCACGGAAACTCCTCTGTCTTTATCGATGAAACAATATTTATAGGTTTTGGAAAAAAGAACGTCTTTAAATCCCAAAAGACCAGTGATGGTAATCAAAACGGAAGTAACCAATGCCCAGGCGTTCTTTTTGATGAAATTTTTCTTAGGCGGAGCGGATGAAATTTCAATTTCCTGAGTAGTGTTTCTGTTTTGTGTAACTTGTTGGTTTTCAGTATTTGATTTTTGTAAATCAGTGTTTTCCGGAGTGCGGATTTCAACTTTTTTAGGCTGATTTTCAGTTTTTGGAAGTTCAGGCGCCTCAGAAACTATTTTTTCTAGTTCACTGATTTCTT
The window above is part of the Chryseobacterium sp. MA9 genome. Proteins encoded here:
- a CDS encoding trypsin-like peptidase domain-containing protein gives rise to the protein MKSTLKKLLPFAVVGVISGATTVGALQYLGHNSNNGDQSYFTTSAPNTSFAGMNTGAVGDDFVKAAKTTVPAVVTIKNYQNRTASRASEQDLFDFFFGDPFGGRGQGQQRQKQQQAPDNMPSGMGSGVIISPDGYIISNNHVVAGANKLEVVLSNKKSYIATLVGTDPNTDISLLKIEEKGLPYLNFANSDNIDVGQWVLAVGNPLGLNSTVTAGIVSAKGRGIGILSSQGKAANPIESFIQTDAAINPGNSGGALVNTNGELIGINSAIQSTTGYYQGYGFAVPSNLARKIVEDIKKFGIVQRGFLGVQSLDLSNDQLVTSYNQQYKTNLKVGSGIYITGFGENSGAEDAGLKKGDVITKVDTYDITDFADLSMSIGSKRPGDKVQVTYLRNGKEGTTNVTLRDQKGGTSTRTKADLSVTEKIGSEFQSIDDRTKAYYGLNSGVVAKNVIEGSEMAKAGIVDGYIITEINGKPVNSQKDVESLLNKFSGTAQIKYMDDYGRNYQRGFKMP
- a CDS encoding rhodanese-related sulfurtransferase is translated as MQLYNTLSAEERAQLIDEAGKDRLTLSFYAYAKIEDPKKFRDELFIAWNALDALGRIYVAKEGINAQMSVPADQFEAFRNTLEVYDFMKGIRLNVAVDQDNYSFLKLTIKVRNKIVADGLNDETFDVTNKGIHLKAQEFNNLLEDPNTIVVDFRNHYESEVGHFEGAITPDVENFRESLPIINEQLQDFKEDKNLLMYCTGGIRCEKASAYFKHQGFKNVYQLEGGIIEYTRQIKEEGIESKFIGKNFVFDHRLGERITDDIIAQCHQCGKPCDNHTNCANDACHLLFIQCDECKTAMENCCSTECLDTIHLPWDEQVKLRKGLQVGNKVFRKGKSDALKFKNSGDLSDKPLAKAETKNIRQKIAVKKELIGKAEHYFSKSKIAQFLIENKDLSVGDKVLISGPTTGEQEVTITEIYANGGPCETAKIGDQITFELPFRVRLSDKLYRIVQNA
- a CDS encoding 5-formyltetrahydrofolate cyclo-ligase, producing MLKAELRKKYTQKRKALSSDEAFLLSEKIFENFIHYFNPKKGEKVHVFIPIPARKEINTQIFIHYFLAKNIRVYVPKIVDDKLISIEIFEDTVFETSRWGISEPVSNEDSGENNFQYVITPLLYCDRKGNRVGYGKGFYDGLFRNISAETKKIGVNYFDPDEYVDDIWENDIPVDYLVTPTEVLSFLSGWE